From the Streptomyces pluripotens genome, one window contains:
- a CDS encoding carbohydrate kinase family protein: protein MDQGVTAGGRIGALLVVGDVVTDVVARYQGPLTAHTDTAAVIRTLPGGAGANVACWAAHAGCADVRLLGRVGTDAAAWHERELVAAGVRPRLLVDADTATGTVICLVDADAAAERTFLTERGASLRFTPADWSDTLLHGVARLHLSGYLLFTEPSRALAETALAAARARGVPVSLDPASAGFLRELGAERFRDFARRLDVLLPSRDEACLLTGLPDLADAAAELSRLVPLVVAKAGADGALVARSGAVVARVPAVPAAPQDTTGAGDAFTGAFLAALVSGAASERAAALGCRAGAEAIRQVGARPPRTQRGGLPLARRYEHQNDVGRSSPTA, encoded by the coding sequence GTGGACCAGGGAGTGACTGCGGGGGGTCGCATCGGGGCCTTACTGGTCGTGGGTGACGTGGTCACGGACGTCGTGGCCCGGTACCAGGGGCCACTGACAGCGCACACGGACACGGCCGCCGTGATCCGGACCCTGCCGGGTGGTGCGGGCGCCAACGTGGCCTGCTGGGCCGCACACGCGGGCTGTGCGGACGTGCGACTGCTCGGGCGGGTAGGCACGGACGCGGCCGCGTGGCACGAGCGGGAGCTGGTCGCGGCCGGTGTGCGGCCCCGGCTCCTGGTCGACGCGGACACGGCGACCGGGACGGTGATCTGCCTCGTCGACGCAGATGCGGCGGCAGAGCGCACATTCCTCACGGAGCGCGGAGCGTCCCTGCGGTTCACACCCGCCGACTGGTCAGACACACTGCTGCATGGAGTGGCCCGACTGCATCTGTCGGGGTATCTGCTGTTCACGGAGCCCAGCCGGGCGCTCGCCGAGACGGCGCTCGCGGCGGCACGCGCGCGCGGTGTGCCAGTGAGTCTGGATCCCGCGTCGGCAGGCTTCCTGAGGGAACTGGGTGCGGAACGCTTCCGGGATTTCGCTCGGCGCCTGGACGTGCTGCTGCCCAGCCGGGACGAGGCATGTCTGCTGACCGGCTTGCCGGACCTGGCCGACGCGGCGGCCGAGTTGAGCCGTCTCGTACCGCTGGTCGTGGCCAAGGCAGGCGCCGACGGGGCGTTGGTGGCCCGTTCCGGCGCTGTGGTCGCGCGGGTTCCTGCCGTGCCGGCGGCTCCCCAAGACACCACAGGCGCCGGAGACGCCTTCACGGGCGCGTTCCTCGCTGCCCTGGTGTCGGGCGCAGCCTCGGAAAGGGCGGCGGCGCTGGGGTGCCGGGCAGGCGCTGAAGCGATACGTCAAGTGGGCGCAAGGCCACCGCGCACGCAGAGAGGTGGCCTACCGCTCGCTCGGCGGTACGAACACCAAAACGACGTCGGCCGGTCCTCACCGACGGCATGA
- a CDS encoding methyltransferase: protein MTRSDGYLLDNRQNEAAQRFDAFAALFDPTTFRHLEGLGVGPGWRCWEVGAGGTSVVSWLAKKVGPTGKVVATDIDTTLLTSVARPPVEVRSHDVGAEEPPGEGFDLVHARLVLVHVPDRERALRSVIQALRPGGRLLVEDADPALQPLLCPDEHGPEQRLANRLRQGFRALLADRGADLSYGRKLPRLLREAGLQGVRADAYFPVASPATAALEAATVRQIRDHLVERGLATADDIEQHLANVEAGGMDLATAPMISAWGRKV, encoded by the coding sequence ATGACGCGATCCGACGGGTACCTCCTGGACAACAGGCAGAACGAGGCAGCACAGCGCTTCGACGCGTTCGCCGCACTCTTCGACCCCACGACCTTCCGGCACCTCGAAGGACTCGGTGTGGGCCCCGGATGGCGCTGCTGGGAGGTCGGGGCGGGCGGTACCTCCGTGGTGTCCTGGCTCGCCAAGAAGGTGGGGCCCACCGGCAAGGTCGTGGCCACTGACATCGACACCACGCTGCTCACCTCTGTGGCACGCCCGCCGGTGGAGGTCCGGAGCCACGACGTGGGTGCCGAAGAACCGCCGGGAGAGGGTTTCGACCTGGTCCACGCCCGACTGGTCCTTGTACATGTCCCGGACCGGGAAAGGGCGTTGCGGTCCGTGATCCAGGCCCTGCGGCCCGGCGGCCGGCTACTGGTCGAGGATGCTGATCCCGCCCTGCAACCGTTGCTCTGCCCCGACGAGCACGGTCCGGAGCAGCGGCTGGCCAACCGGTTGCGCCAGGGCTTCCGCGCACTGCTCGCCGATCGCGGTGCCGATCTGTCATACGGCCGCAAGCTGCCGCGTCTGCTCCGGGAGGCCGGGCTGCAAGGGGTGCGGGCCGACGCGTACTTCCCGGTGGCCTCACCCGCCACCGCTGCTCTGGAAGCCGCGACGGTCCGTCAGATCCGCGACCACCTGGTCGAAAGGGGGCTGGCCACCGCCGACGACATCGAGCAGCACCTGGCCAACGTCGAGGCCGGCGGCATGGACCTCGCCACGGCCCCGATGATCTCGGCATGGGGAAGGAAGGTGTAG
- the corA gene encoding magnesium/cobalt transporter CorA, which translates to MSMAGNLRKVTGLGRVSGLRKVAQLARRRSRVDLSHPARSPLGSSVVNCVTYQDGVRLPGCADLVEAVRRVRRSGTGFVWLGLHEPTDREFAGIAELFDLHPLAAEDAVEAHQRPKLEHYGNTLFAVLKTVCYVEHERLTASSEVVNTGEIMVFTGEDFVITVRHGRHGSLGPLREELEADPQQLAKGPAAVLHTIADHVVDDYLSVTDALQGDIDQVETEVFSENGARLDPGRIYQMKRELLELKRAVVPLVRPVEDLATRPLRVVAPEIQAYFRDVLDHLIRAKDQIAAFDELLNSILQAHLAQVTVAQNEDMRKITAWAAVIAVPTMVCGVYGMNFDHMPELHWRFGYPLVMTVMAAGCLALYRGFRRNGWL; encoded by the coding sequence ATGTCCATGGCAGGAAATCTACGGAAGGTCACGGGACTGGGCCGGGTCAGCGGCCTGCGCAAGGTGGCACAGCTGGCCCGGCGACGGTCACGCGTGGACCTGAGCCACCCTGCCAGGTCTCCGCTGGGCTCGTCGGTGGTGAATTGCGTGACCTATCAGGACGGGGTGCGCCTTCCGGGGTGCGCGGACCTGGTGGAAGCCGTACGACGGGTGCGCAGGAGCGGAACAGGGTTCGTCTGGCTCGGGCTACATGAGCCGACGGACCGTGAGTTCGCGGGCATCGCCGAACTGTTCGATCTCCATCCGCTGGCGGCCGAGGACGCTGTCGAGGCCCACCAGCGCCCAAAACTTGAGCATTACGGCAACACACTGTTCGCGGTGCTCAAAACCGTCTGCTACGTGGAGCACGAACGACTGACGGCGAGCAGCGAAGTGGTGAACACCGGGGAGATCATGGTGTTCACCGGCGAGGACTTCGTCATCACGGTCCGCCATGGCCGACACGGCTCGCTGGGACCACTGCGCGAGGAACTGGAGGCGGATCCACAGCAGCTCGCCAAGGGTCCGGCGGCGGTACTACACACCATCGCCGACCATGTCGTCGACGACTACCTGAGCGTCACGGACGCATTGCAGGGCGACATCGATCAGGTGGAGACGGAGGTCTTCTCGGAGAACGGTGCACGACTCGATCCAGGACGTATCTACCAGATGAAGCGTGAATTGCTGGAGCTCAAGCGGGCGGTAGTCCCGCTGGTCCGCCCGGTGGAGGACCTGGCCACCCGGCCCCTCCGGGTCGTCGCCCCGGAGATACAGGCCTACTTCCGGGATGTGCTCGACCATCTGATCCGGGCCAAGGATCAGATAGCGGCGTTCGACGAGCTGCTCAACTCCATACTGCAGGCCCACCTCGCACAGGTGACCGTCGCCCAGAACGAGGACATGCGCAAGATCACCGCCTGGGCCGCGGTGATCGCCGTACCGACGATGGTCTGCGGGGTGTACGGCATGAACTTCGACCACATGCCTGAACTGCACTGGCGGTTTGGTTACCCGCTCGTCATGACTGTGATGGCGGCCGGGTGCCTGGCGCTCTACCGCGGTTTTCGGCGCAACGGCTGGCTTTGA
- a CDS encoding uridine kinase, with protein MRLEAIAWDRLAELLADRLAGLAPADGGTWPRVGFDGAPAARARDLAERVGEALRVRGRSPLVVGSEGFLRPASLRLEHGRRDVESYYSDWFDTRALWREVFRPLAPGGSGRILPDLWDPATDRATRSSYVQLSPRGVLLFHGPLLLRHSFPFDLTVHLLLSPAALRRRTPEADRWTLPAFERYELENDPAGTADVLVRADDPRHPAWNG; from the coding sequence GTGCGACTGGAAGCGATCGCCTGGGACCGGCTGGCCGAACTGCTCGCCGATCGGCTGGCCGGCCTGGCACCGGCTGACGGAGGCACCTGGCCGCGCGTCGGCTTTGACGGAGCCCCCGCTGCCCGTGCACGTGACCTCGCCGAGCGCGTAGGGGAGGCGCTGCGGGTGCGTGGCCGGTCCCCACTTGTGGTCGGTAGCGAAGGATTCCTGCGCCCCGCTTCGCTGCGACTGGAGCACGGGCGGCGGGACGTGGAGTCGTACTACAGCGACTGGTTCGACACCCGCGCCCTGTGGCGCGAGGTCTTCCGCCCGCTTGCCCCCGGAGGAAGCGGGCGGATCCTGCCTGACCTGTGGGACCCGGCTACTGACCGGGCCACCCGCAGCTCCTATGTCCAGCTTTCGCCCAGGGGAGTCCTGCTGTTTCATGGTCCACTCCTGCTGCGCCACAGTTTCCCTTTCGATCTGACCGTGCACCTCCTCCTGTCCCCAGCGGCCTTGCGCCGACGCACGCCCGAGGCCGACCGCTGGACCCTGCCCGCCTTCGAACGCTACGAGCTGGAGAACGACCCGGCTGGAACCGCGGATGTTCTGGTGCGCGCTGACGACCCGCGTCATCCCGCCTGGAACGGCTGA
- a CDS encoding DUF2293 domain-containing protein produces the protein MTLPATPSPPGRLVVVQPLKRKRCAGCRRGPLSLVVLEDGAPRCLDCVDLGHLVFLSRGDTALTRRSREESTLSAVVVRFNRRKSRYERQGVLVEEAALIRAEARCLADAEARRRRRARDARRRAAEDERFVVAFTAEIVRLFPGCPTGRARAIAVHASVRGSGRVGRSAAGRTLSEGAVIAAVVAAVRHVDTPYDELLMGGVPRYEARRRITPAVESVLRTWRRAGEDVG, from the coding sequence ATGACCCTTCCCGCAACTCCCTCTCCTCCCGGTCGGCTTGTCGTGGTCCAGCCTCTCAAGCGCAAACGGTGTGCCGGATGCCGGCGTGGTCCACTGTCGCTGGTCGTGCTGGAGGACGGGGCGCCCCGCTGCCTGGACTGCGTCGACCTCGGGCATCTGGTGTTCCTGTCACGTGGTGACACAGCCCTGACCCGCAGGTCACGGGAGGAGAGCACGTTGTCAGCAGTGGTCGTCCGGTTCAACCGGCGCAAGAGCCGTTACGAACGGCAGGGCGTACTCGTGGAGGAGGCTGCGCTGATACGGGCCGAGGCCCGGTGTCTGGCGGACGCGGAGGCCCGTCGCCGCCGACGGGCGCGGGACGCACGGCGCAGGGCGGCTGAGGACGAGCGGTTCGTGGTGGCGTTCACTGCAGAGATCGTCCGGCTGTTTCCCGGCTGCCCGACCGGGCGAGCCAGGGCGATCGCCGTTCACGCGTCCGTGCGGGGCAGCGGCCGGGTCGGACGCAGCGCGGCGGGGCGGACGCTGTCGGAGGGGGCTGTGATCGCGGCGGTCGTGGCAGCCGTACGACATGTGGACACACCGTACGACGAGCTACTGATGGGCGGGGTGCCACGGTACGAGGCACGGCGTCGGATCACCCCGGCTGTGGAGAGCGTGCTGCGGACGTGGCGGAGGGCCGGGGAAGACGTGGGCTGA
- a CDS encoding DUF1772 domain-containing protein: MIDGPFFVLVVVGILGTGLIAGVFFGLSTFVMRGLATLPPAQGVAAMNAINLAAMRPAFMTVFMGAAVLSSLIAVVTFVVWPDEAKVELLLGSALYLFGVFGLTLVANAPRDDRLARLTVGAPEATVYWPVYVREWMFWNHVRTAASAASALVYLLALT, encoded by the coding sequence ATGATCGACGGGCCATTCTTCGTACTGGTCGTGGTGGGAATCCTCGGGACGGGGCTGATTGCAGGGGTCTTCTTCGGGTTATCAACCTTCGTGATGCGTGGGCTCGCCACGCTACCGCCCGCACAAGGGGTCGCGGCGATGAACGCGATCAACCTGGCCGCGATGCGGCCTGCCTTCATGACCGTGTTCATGGGTGCGGCGGTGCTCAGCTCGCTGATCGCGGTGGTGACGTTCGTGGTGTGGCCGGACGAGGCAAAGGTGGAGCTGCTGCTGGGCAGCGCCTTGTATCTGTTCGGCGTGTTCGGGCTGACCCTGGTCGCGAACGCGCCCCGCGACGACAGGCTTGCCCGGCTGACGGTGGGTGCCCCGGAGGCCACCGTGTACTGGCCGGTGTATGTGCGCGAGTGGATGTTCTGGAACCACGTCCGCACCGCCGCCTCCGCCGCGTCCGCCCTCGTCTACCTGCTGGCCCTGACCTGA
- a CDS encoding glutamate synthase subunit beta yields MADPKGFMTTPRQEWPRRPVEERVRDWGEVYVPGALLPIISKQADRCMDCGIPFCHDACPLGNLIPEWNDLVAREDWRAASDRLHATNNFPEFTGRLCPAPCEAGCVLAINQPAVTIKNVECAIADRAWAEGFTPARPPERLSDKTVAVVGSGPTGLAAAQQLTRAGHTVAVFEKDDRIGGLMRYGIPEFKMEKRHLERRIEQMRAEGTKFRTSTAVGRDIPAMELRARYDAMVIATGATAWRELPAPGRELYGIHQAMEYLPLANRVCEGDLEVSPLSAAGKHVVIVGGGDTGADCLGTAVREGAASVTQLDIYAQPGTERDEDTEPWPTYPKIYRLSAAHEEARDLRTAPAADADARLFAASTLSFSGDDRGHVQSLHLVEVDERRLPVPGTGRTLPADLVLLALGFSGPDREDGLTEQLGLALVPRGTIARDDGFATNVPGVFAAGDAARGQSLVVWAIAEGRAVAAAVDRYLTGSSRLPAPIAPTDRPMTV; encoded by the coding sequence ATGGCCGATCCCAAGGGGTTCATGACCACGCCGCGCCAGGAGTGGCCGCGGCGGCCCGTCGAGGAACGGGTACGGGACTGGGGCGAGGTGTACGTCCCTGGTGCACTGCTACCCATCATCAGCAAGCAGGCGGACCGCTGCATGGACTGCGGGATCCCCTTCTGCCACGACGCGTGCCCGCTGGGCAACCTCATTCCAGAATGGAACGATCTCGTGGCGCGGGAGGACTGGCGGGCCGCGAGCGACCGGCTGCACGCCACCAACAACTTCCCCGAGTTCACCGGCCGACTGTGTCCGGCGCCCTGCGAGGCCGGGTGCGTGCTGGCGATCAACCAGCCGGCCGTCACCATCAAGAACGTCGAATGCGCGATCGCCGACCGGGCTTGGGCGGAGGGTTTCACCCCCGCGCGGCCTCCCGAGCGGCTGTCCGACAAGACGGTGGCCGTGGTTGGCTCGGGACCCACCGGGCTCGCCGCGGCACAGCAGTTGACCCGGGCCGGGCACACCGTCGCCGTGTTCGAGAAGGACGACCGGATCGGCGGCCTGATGCGGTACGGCATCCCGGAGTTCAAGATGGAGAAGCGCCACCTGGAGCGGCGGATCGAGCAGATGCGGGCCGAGGGGACGAAGTTCCGTACTTCGACGGCGGTCGGACGGGACATTCCAGCGATGGAACTGCGGGCCCGGTACGACGCGATGGTGATTGCCACTGGTGCGACGGCGTGGCGGGAACTTCCGGCGCCCGGCCGTGAGTTGTACGGAATACATCAGGCGATGGAGTACCTCCCGCTGGCCAATCGGGTGTGCGAAGGGGATCTGGAGGTCTCCCCGCTGTCCGCGGCCGGCAAGCACGTGGTGATCGTCGGTGGCGGGGACACCGGAGCAGACTGCCTGGGTACCGCGGTGCGTGAGGGGGCCGCGTCCGTTACCCAGTTGGACATCTACGCACAGCCGGGTACCGAGCGCGACGAGGACACCGAGCCGTGGCCGACGTACCCGAAGATCTACCGACTGTCGGCGGCGCACGAGGAGGCCAGGGACCTGCGTACGGCACCGGCGGCGGACGCGGACGCACGGCTGTTCGCGGCGTCCACGCTGAGTTTCAGCGGCGATGACCGCGGGCACGTGCAGTCACTCCACCTGGTGGAGGTCGATGAGCGGCGACTGCCGGTGCCGGGCACCGGGCGGACGCTCCCCGCGGACCTCGTGCTGCTCGCGCTCGGATTCTCGGGTCCGGATCGGGAGGACGGGCTGACCGAGCAACTGGGGCTGGCGCTCGTTCCGCGTGGCACGATCGCCCGGGACGACGGCTTCGCGACCAACGTCCCCGGGGTGTTCGCCGCCGGAGACGCAGCCCGCGGACAGTCACTTGTCGTGTGGGCGATCGCCGAGGGGCGGGCCGTCGCGGCGGCCGTCGACCGCTATCTGACGGGTAGTTCACGGCTGCCCGCTCCGATCGCGCCGACGGACCGGCCGATGACGGTGTGA
- a CDS encoding DUF397 domain-containing protein yields MDRIKPRGQVYNGMPARELGSEGWHKPWSGGNGGNCLEAMKLADGRIAVRQSTDPDGPALIYTMDEMTAFIEGAKAGEADFLLS; encoded by the coding sequence ATGGATCGCATCAAGCCGCGCGGTCAGGTCTACAACGGCATGCCGGCGCGGGAGCTGGGCAGCGAAGGGTGGCACAAGCCCTGGAGTGGCGGCAACGGCGGAAACTGCCTGGAGGCGATGAAGCTGGCCGACGGCCGGATCGCGGTGCGTCAGTCGACCGACCCGGACGGACCGGCGCTGATCTACACCATGGATGAGATGACCGCGTTCATCGAGGGGGCGAAGGCGGGGGAGGCTGACTTCCTGCTCTCCTGA
- a CDS encoding helix-turn-helix domain-containing protein encodes MSEPRSAPTVGQVVLGRRLLDLREGAGLRREEAARVLRVAPATVRRMETAEVALKIPYLQLLLKAYGVSDDEAELFVQLAEEANKPGWWQRFHDILPGWFSMYVSLEGAASLIRSYEPHFVPGLLQTEGYARGVLKSGAIGQTSPDEIERHVALRMQRQDLLTRPDAPRFWVVMDETALRRQVGGPEVMRAQIDRLLEAAKLPHVTLQVAPFAGGPHPGTYGPFVLFRFAVPELPDMVYSEYLTGAVYLDARAEVATHLEVMDRMAAQAATAQRTKEILRDLRKEL; translated from the coding sequence GTGAGTGAACCGCGATCCGCGCCGACGGTGGGTCAAGTGGTCCTCGGCCGACGCCTGCTGGATCTGCGGGAAGGAGCCGGCCTCAGGCGTGAGGAAGCTGCCCGCGTCCTCCGTGTGGCGCCCGCCACCGTTCGACGCATGGAGACGGCCGAGGTCGCCCTCAAGATCCCCTACCTGCAGCTGCTACTGAAGGCCTACGGCGTTTCCGACGACGAGGCCGAACTCTTCGTCCAACTGGCCGAAGAGGCCAATAAACCCGGCTGGTGGCAGAGGTTCCACGACATCCTGCCCGGCTGGTTCTCGATGTACGTGAGCCTGGAGGGCGCGGCCAGTCTCATCCGTTCCTATGAGCCGCACTTCGTCCCCGGACTCCTGCAAACCGAGGGCTATGCGCGTGGGGTGCTGAAATCCGGCGCCATCGGCCAGACGAGTCCGGACGAGATCGAGCGTCACGTCGCCCTACGCATGCAGCGCCAGGACCTGCTCACCAGGCCGGACGCCCCCCGCTTCTGGGTGGTGATGGACGAAACGGCCTTGCGTCGCCAGGTCGGCGGTCCGGAGGTGATGCGCGCGCAGATCGACAGGCTGCTGGAGGCCGCGAAGCTGCCACATGTGACGCTCCAGGTCGCCCCGTTCGCGGGCGGGCCGCACCCGGGGACGTATGGGCCCTTCGTGCTGTTCCGATTTGCCGTGCCAGAACTGCCGGACATGGTCTACAGCGAGTACTTGACCGGGGCCGTCTACCTCGACGCCCGCGCCGAGGTGGCGACCCACCTGGAGGTCATGGACCGCATGGCGGCGCAGGCTGCTACGGCACAACGCACGAAGGAGATCCTGCGCGATCTCCGCAAGGAGCTGTGA
- a CDS encoding ATP-binding protein, with translation MTPQKGPAQRRFRFELAAHPGSVAQARHLAHARLTGWSVCPDTCDNAALVVSELVTNAIVHTASRLVVCELHDHDDTVRIAVCDEGCAPGDPQPSPQRPDEEHGRGLFLVDALCQAWGAQEHGPGLLVWAELARRPDADHVAAEPRNDLGWGARPKPGQPDDSRDDDPAEARHRTPEQAGHRTPDRSVNRPTDQAMGQHGSGPPKSPGSHEGSRGPDRSLLRTPDAPLHRAHEQNRPAEPGPHRHAAPEQHRYRTTDPLLRRSPEQHHAGERP, from the coding sequence GTGACCCCTCAAAAGGGTCCTGCCCAGCGCCGGTTCCGCTTCGAACTGGCCGCACATCCGGGTTCCGTCGCCCAGGCAAGACACCTGGCGCATGCCCGGCTAACGGGCTGGTCAGTGTGCCCGGACACCTGCGACAACGCAGCTCTGGTCGTATCCGAGTTGGTCACCAACGCGATCGTGCACACGGCGAGTCGTCTCGTCGTGTGCGAGTTGCACGACCACGACGACACGGTACGCATAGCCGTGTGCGACGAGGGCTGCGCCCCGGGCGATCCCCAGCCGTCCCCGCAGCGTCCGGACGAGGAACACGGGAGGGGACTGTTCCTCGTCGACGCCCTGTGCCAGGCCTGGGGGGCCCAGGAACACGGCCCCGGGCTGCTGGTCTGGGCCGAGCTGGCCCGCCGGCCCGACGCGGATCACGTCGCCGCCGAGCCACGCAACGACCTGGGCTGGGGGGCCCGTCCCAAGCCGGGCCAGCCGGACGACTCCCGGGACGACGACCCGGCCGAGGCCCGTCACCGGACACCGGAGCAGGCCGGGCACCGCACACCGGACCGCTCCGTGAACCGGCCCACGGACCAGGCCATGGGGCAACACGGGTCCGGACCTCCCAAGAGCCCCGGAAGCCACGAAGGCAGCAGGGGCCCGGACCGATCCCTGCTCCGGACACCGGACGCACCCCTGCACCGGGCGCACGAGCAGAACCGGCCCGCGGAACCAGGGCCACACCGGCACGCGGCACCCGAGCAGCACAGGTACCGCACCACGGACCCTCTGCTGCGCCGTTCCCCGGAGCAGCACCACGCCGGGGAACGGCCGTGA
- a CDS encoding hemerythrin domain-containing protein produces MPTDRVTAWGGELQRVHGKLRNALALARAGPDGGDPADAATDLLLFCHGFCAALSGHHRAEDGSLFPELVQARPDLAPVAAKLTQDHNMIEHLIGGVQKAVADSTDPEVAHRHLDGIEAVMETHFKYEEKQLGAVLDGMDADFDRAEIFGPIS; encoded by the coding sequence TTGCCAACTGACCGCGTCACCGCCTGGGGCGGGGAACTGCAGCGGGTGCACGGCAAGCTGCGCAATGCGTTGGCGCTGGCGCGGGCGGGACCGGACGGCGGCGACCCCGCTGACGCCGCCACCGACCTGCTGTTGTTCTGCCACGGGTTCTGCGCTGCCCTGTCCGGCCACCATCGCGCCGAGGACGGTTCGCTGTTCCCGGAACTGGTACAGGCGCGACCTGACCTGGCGCCGGTGGCCGCGAAGCTGACTCAGGACCACAACATGATCGAGCACCTCATCGGTGGAGTGCAGAAGGCGGTGGCCGACTCGACCGACCCGGAGGTGGCGCACCGCCACCTGGACGGGATCGAGGCGGTCATGGAGACGCACTTCAAGTACGAGGAGAAGCAACTGGGAGCGGTGCTGGACGGCATGGACGCCGACTTCGACCGCGCCGAGATCTTCGGCCCGATCAGCTGA
- a CDS encoding alpha/beta hydrolase: MEASYRKVAPAIPTPISRKITLYLAEDRFFGPRPAVLVLPGGGFRELPPHEGEGYARWLSGLGIHAFVLSYRLLPDRFPAPLEDARAGLDHIRNGDHGLDVGRVGVIGSSAGGLLAGLLMTGRVLSIEEGVADPPRPDFAILAYALADLDLLPPSVVENLLGDLLPIKDELSPAKHVDASVCPTFVWATAQDPPGLPNALQWTRALAAAAVSVELHVYPGGSHGIGLADGVEYGGESHKFIAREPHTASWTTACAAWLRGEGVLAN, encoded by the coding sequence ATGGAGGCGTCATATCGAAAGGTGGCTCCGGCCATTCCCACCCCAATTTCACGGAAGATCACGCTTTACCTCGCCGAGGACCGGTTCTTCGGCCCCCGACCCGCCGTCCTCGTCCTGCCGGGCGGCGGCTTCCGGGAACTTCCACCGCACGAGGGCGAAGGCTACGCGCGCTGGCTGTCCGGCCTCGGCATCCACGCCTTCGTCCTGTCCTACCGGCTGCTGCCGGACCGGTTCCCGGCCCCACTCGAAGACGCCCGGGCCGGGTTGGACCACATCCGTAACGGCGACCACGGCCTCGACGTCGGCCGGGTCGGCGTCATCGGATCAAGCGCGGGCGGCCTACTCGCCGGCCTGCTCATGACCGGCCGGGTCCTCTCCATCGAGGAGGGCGTCGCCGACCCGCCCCGACCGGACTTCGCGATCCTGGCCTATGCGCTGGCCGACCTCGACCTGCTGCCGCCGTCGGTGGTCGAGAACCTGCTCGGCGACCTGCTGCCCATCAAGGACGAGCTGTCCCCGGCCAAGCATGTGGACGCGTCGGTGTGTCCGACTTTTGTATGGGCCACCGCGCAGGACCCGCCGGGCCTGCCCAACGCCCTGCAGTGGACCCGGGCGCTGGCGGCGGCCGCGGTATCGGTGGAGTTGCACGTCTACCCGGGCGGCAGCCACGGCATCGGCCTGGCCGACGGCGTGGAATACGGCGGCGAGTCGCATAAGTTCATTGCGCGCGAGCCGCACACCGCGTCCTGGACGACCGCGTGCGCGGCTTGGCTGCGAGGGGAGGGTGTTCTTGCCAACTGA